A part of Spirochaetota bacterium genomic DNA contains:
- a CDS encoding PAS domain S-box protein, which translates to MPEAMVHTANMEGAGVIIVEDESIIAMDIAAVLAQRGYRVLATVADADEAVAKTGELSPDIVLMDIVLDNGQSGIDAARRINDLYDIPVLYVTSHADENTVRRARAAGPYGYILKPVSDAELLISIEMVLYRHSLDRRLRASEEKYRRLFDNIRDVFFQTDTNGTIVLISPSVERVAGFPPGELLGRDVATLYVNRDRRAAALCILGGQGYLENFEAQLRKKDGDIFWASISEQVVRDASGRDTGSEGSIRDITEQKTAEIRIDEISRQQKALLDNIPDMAWLKDSSGSYIAVNHAFEEASGFPRDEVIGKNDLDIWPAEYAVKFLRDDAEVIRSGRKLLIEERITGRSGREVWIETVKMPIRNERNEVYGTVGIARDIMERRQAEEALREGERTLRTLINANPEALFLVDVKGNILAANKTLAKDLGRKLDELAGHCVYDFMPPDIAELFRGRIEESLRTACPVHFEHGGAESFFDDYVYPIEDRDGSVSRLAVFVKDITEHRRAGEEIKRLSREIMISQEQERQKVARDLHDGVGQTIIAAKLNFCAFQKDRRKYGDRFEMGLQFIDKASQELGEVYMGLYPSILSDLGLEAAIRWYAKNYLEASGITTSLNLSAGKLSHDIEVNLYRMTQEIVSNIIRHSGAGSVNIELSRPGTGGAVVLAVEDDGVGFDPARVDELKKGFGLSNLRQRAEALGGEAGFCSGPGRSTRIAIWIPLRQAHE; encoded by the coding sequence ATGCCGGAGGCGATGGTGCATACGGCGAACATGGAAGGGGCGGGCGTTATCATCGTGGAGGACGAGTCCATCATCGCGATGGACATCGCGGCGGTCCTTGCACAGCGGGGGTACCGTGTGCTCGCGACGGTTGCCGATGCGGACGAGGCGGTTGCGAAAACGGGCGAGCTCTCTCCCGATATCGTCCTGATGGATATCGTACTCGATAACGGTCAGAGCGGAATCGACGCGGCGCGCCGCATCAATGATCTGTATGATATTCCGGTCCTTTATGTTACCTCCCACGCTGATGAAAACACGGTGCGCCGCGCGCGGGCTGCAGGGCCTTATGGCTACATCCTCAAACCGGTCAGCGACGCGGAGCTCCTCATCTCGATCGAGATGGTCCTCTATCGTCACTCCCTGGACCGCAGACTGCGCGCAAGCGAGGAGAAATACCGCAGGCTGTTCGATAACATCCGCGACGTCTTCTTCCAGACCGATACGAACGGCACCATCGTGCTGATTTCCCCTTCGGTCGAACGGGTCGCCGGATTCCCCCCCGGGGAGCTTCTGGGCAGGGACGTCGCCACGCTGTACGTGAACCGCGACCGCCGCGCCGCGGCCCTCTGTATTCTCGGCGGGCAGGGGTATCTGGAAAACTTCGAGGCGCAGTTGCGAAAGAAAGACGGCGACATTTTCTGGGCGTCGATCAGCGAGCAGGTGGTTCGGGACGCCTCCGGCCGGGATACGGGCAGTGAAGGTTCGATCCGCGACATCACGGAGCAAAAGACCGCGGAGATCCGGATCGATGAAATAAGCCGGCAGCAGAAGGCGCTGCTTGACAATATCCCGGACATGGCGTGGTTGAAGGACTCATCGGGCAGCTACATAGCGGTGAACCATGCCTTCGAGGAAGCGAGCGGATTTCCCAGGGATGAGGTTATCGGCAAGAACGATCTCGATATATGGCCCGCGGAATACGCGGTGAAGTTTCTAAGAGACGATGCGGAGGTCATTCGCTCGGGAAGGAAGCTACTCATAGAAGAAAGAATCACCGGCCGCTCGGGCCGGGAGGTGTGGATCGAGACGGTTAAGATGCCGATTCGTAACGAACGCAATGAGGTATACGGCACCGTCGGGATCGCGCGCGACATCATGGAGCGCAGGCAGGCCGAGGAGGCCCTGCGCGAGGGCGAGCGGACGCTGCGGACCCTCATCAACGCCAATCCCGAGGCGCTCTTCCTGGTCGACGTGAAGGGGAACATCCTCGCCGCCAATAAGACGCTGGCGAAGGACCTGGGGAGAAAGCTCGATGAGCTCGCCGGCCACTGTGTGTACGACTTCATGCCGCCCGATATCGCCGAGCTGTTCAGGGGGCGGATTGAGGAGTCCCTGCGAACCGCGTGTCCGGTGCATTTCGAGCACGGAGGGGCGGAAAGCTTTTTCGATGATTACGTTTATCCGATAGAGGACCGCGACGGCTCGGTTTCCCGGCTGGCGGTTTTCGTTAAAGACATCACCGAACACCGGAGGGCGGGCGAGGAGATCAAGCGGCTGTCGCGGGAGATCATGATCTCGCAGGAACAGGAGCGGCAGAAGGTCGCGCGCGACCTGCACGACGGCGTGGGCCAGACCATCATCGCGGCCAAGCTCAATTTCTGCGCCTTTCAGAAAGACCGCCGGAAGTACGGCGATCGTTTCGAAATGGGCCTGCAGTTCATCGACAAGGCGAGCCAGGAGCTGGGGGAGGTCTATATGGGGCTTTACCCCTCGATCCTGAGCGACCTGGGGCTCGAGGCCGCAATTCGCTGGTATGCCAAGAACTATCTGGAGGCCAGCGGCATCACGACGAGCCTGAATCTCTCCGCCGGCAAGCTGTCGCACGACATCGAGGTCAACCTGTACCGCATGACACAGGAGATTGTTTCCAACATCATACGACATTCCGGTGCGGGGAGCGTCAACATAGAGCTTTCGCGTCCCGGAACGGGCGGTGCCGTGGTCCTTGCGGTGGAGGACGACGGCGTCGGTTTCGACCCGGCGCGGGTGGATGAGTTGAAAAAAGGCTTCGGCCTCTCGAATCTGCGTCAGCGCGCGGAG